AAGCCTTCAGACGCAATTACGCCAAGGCGAAATTAATTCTATCTAATTTAATTTGAAGTTTCATCTATTTTTGATTGTAGATCAATCATTAAAAATAGTTACTTTGCATATTGCATCTCACCTTAATTAATATTTGATAAAGCTTCATTAATGATATTTAGGCCATGTGTAATTATTTCTTATATGTTAGTTAAGGTGTTACTAATACTAGAGATATTTATGTACATTAGTTGATAATTTTTTTACTTGTTTTAATTCGTAAATAAGATAATTGATTTTTTTTGCATATTATCTTTCTTCAATGATTGTTCCATATCATTTTGAGAATTTGAGGTATTGGATTTTTTTAACGGTTCTAATGCTAGATCAGCAGCTATTGTTTGAATTCCATTTCTTAGTGTAGTAATAACTATGCCAACATAGGCCAACTTGGCAGCATAAATCTCAAGAGAATCATTTGGTTGACTTGAATTACTTTTACTGTTATTTATTTTCCATCCCTCCTTTTGTACAAGTCCATTATTACATATGCTTCACATTAAAAAAATGAAATGAAAAAACTTATTAAAACGGGGCAAGAGGTGATCTCCTTAAACTACTGAAGTATAAATTAATTAAAGCTATAACAACATTTAGGTATATTGGGAATTTTTTGTTAAAATGATGAGTATTCCATTTTAGTGTTTGTAAAAGAAAATCTATAACTAACGTATTAGTCGGAATACTGAACAATATGTGGATCATGTTAGAACAAAATTGTTCAGTAAACAAATCCTTAGTCAATTTGTAAATTCAGATAGCTTTTTGAATTCTTCTGGAGTAATGTTTTGGGCCACATATGAAATCACTTTATTCTTATTTTTAAAGTCTCCAGCAGGGATACGAAAAGTAATGCGTATTTGTGTATAAGGTGGGTTTAAGGGACCTTCGTAACCAAGTACTCTTAATGTTACATCAAAATAGTCTTCCTGAATATTTCTATTAATTTTTTCGATTCGTTCAGATGTGAATAATTGCTTGTTTCCGTGTGTAGTCATTGCCTCAAGGATAGATGGACCTAATTCACGTAAAAATGCTAACTCTAATACACTTGGGGGTTGATCTTGAGGTAAATATTCTATAACTGTTTTTGCAAAAGCAGAATTTATAAACAAGAGACTCATTAAAAGTAATGAAACGATTATTATTTTTTTCATACATTTAATCCTTTCTGCATTTGTTCTTGTTATTTGCAGATACAAGAAATTTTATGTATATGAATTTGAATAAATATCAAATTAACCTTACTGCACAATATGAGGAAAAAAGCTGTAGTGTTTGACGACACTACAGCTCTAAATTGGTTCCTGCCCTTTTTTAAGTTCAGTCAGATAATTGATTATATCATAGGGGGCAAAACTATGACACAACAAACAACAGTATTAACTACAGAGCAAATTGAGGTTATTGCATAGGCAGCTGCAATTGTAGCAATTGAGCAGTAGAAGCAAGAATCTCAAACACAAGAAAAACAAAGGCATGACCGCCGATTACGTTATA
This genomic stretch from Lysinibacillus pakistanensis harbors:
- a CDS encoding DUF3888 domain-containing protein, translated to MKKIIIVSLLLMSLLFINSAFAKTVIEYLPQDQPPSVLELAFLRELGPSILEAMTTHGNKQLFTSERIEKINRNIQEDYFDVTLRVLGYEGPLNPPYTQIRITFRIPAGDFKNKNKVISYVAQNITPEEFKKLSEFTN